The Podospora pseudopauciseta strain CBS 411.78 chromosome 2 map unlocalized CBS411.78m_2, whole genome shotgun sequence genome has a window encoding:
- a CDS encoding uncharacterized protein (COG:S; EggNog:ENOG503PDKN), whose translation MHLTSVLSLAALPFLTSASPISTRQTTSNGTSCSNTSFKDFQWQASNFDFHASFIFSTPAHQNSWGYASFDLFNPADKSTVQCSAASNQINDFFYGTIQYSCNDTLRGGSTKFDFNRPSGELRVEQSWTCRDQDPQYPITFTAKGSANVTLGCTEDFYQNANWTMGDIYSRRTITCGKVDSAVVPYEISAIA comes from the exons ATGCATCTCACTTCCGTCCTCTCCCTTGCGGcactccccttcctcacctcggcctcccccatctccaccagGCAAACGACCTCAAACGGGACCTCTtgctccaacacctccttcAAGGACTTCCAATGGCAGGCATCCAACTTTGACTTTCACGCCTCATTCATCTTTAGCACCCCCGCACACCAAAACTCCTGGGGCTACGCCTCCTTCGACCTCTTCAACCCCGCCGATAAGAGCACAGTTCAATGTTCTGCCGCTAGCAACCAGATCAATGACTTCTTCTACGGCACCATTCAATACAGCTGCAACGACACCCTCCGCGGAGGCTCCACTAAGTTTGACTTCAACAGGCCTTCCGGCGAGTTGAGAGTGGAACAGAGCTGGACCTGCAGAGACCAGGACCCGCAGTACCC CATCACATTCACTGCCAAGGGCTCAGCAAACGTCACCCTCGGCTGCACCGAGGACTTTTACCAGAATGCCAACTGGACTATGGGCGACATTTACTCTAGGAGGACGATCACCTGCGGCAAGGTCGACTCGGCCGTCGTCCCCTATGAGATCTCAGCTATTGCCTGA
- a CDS encoding uncharacterized protein (EggNog:ENOG503PR15): protein MTKPLRQIAAEKLIGPNANPSQLGDPISLKTETNNATSNPRGEPENKQDFSKTESKVPESSGGSHEERMLRGEGPKGHHVSGMMTDEIRQGKRGAPGMTMEGDATSVKRVEVVGDATKGGRGKGSKL from the coding sequence ATGACCAAACCCCTCCGCCAAATCGCCgccgagaagctcatcgGCCCCAATGCCAATCCCTCCCAGCTTGGTGACCCGATTTCACTAAAGACAGAGACGAATAATGCAACCTCTAACCCAAGGGGTGAGCCGGAGAACAAGCAAGACTTTTCCAAAACCGAGAGTAAAGTCCCAGAGTCGTCAGGTGGAAGCCATGAGGAAAGGATGttgaggggagaggggcCAAAGGGACATCATGTGAGCGGGATGATGACTGATGAGATTCGGCAAGGGAAGAGGGGAGCTCCGGGCATGACTATGGAGGGGGATGCTACTAGTgtgaagagggtggaggttgttggggatGCGACgaagggtgggagggggaaggggtcgAAGTTGTGA